One Natrinema marinum genomic window carries:
- a CDS encoding AzlD family protein, whose product MVADGALALEPLVVGTILAMALVTALTKVGGFWLLRRLEVSDRLEAGLSVLPGAIVIAILGPELAAGGPAEWGAAGVVLLVMWRTENILLALCGGVGAVVVFRALV is encoded by the coding sequence ATGGTCGCTGACGGTGCCCTCGCGCTCGAGCCGCTCGTCGTCGGAACGATCCTCGCGATGGCGCTCGTGACCGCCCTCACGAAGGTCGGCGGCTTCTGGCTCCTGCGCCGGCTCGAGGTGAGCGACCGGCTCGAGGCCGGCCTCTCGGTCCTGCCGGGGGCGATCGTGATCGCGATCCTCGGGCCGGAGCTGGCGGCCGGCGGGCCGGCCGAGTGGGGTGCTGCCGGCGTCGTGTTGCTGGTCATGTGGCGGACCGAGAACATCCTGCTCGCGCTCTGTGGCGGCGTCGGAGCCGTCGTGGTGTTTCGAGCGCTCGTCTGA
- a CDS encoding AzlC family ABC transporter permease has product MSEIDGNGPAEDVRPRDTRDDSADGGREAADGDAAAVTFDREGIRAGFLTCLPVALGVGGYGIAFGMLARRAGLSVAEATLMSATVLAGAAQIVAVELWAEPIPVATVVLTTLAINLRYSLMGAALGPWLERLSPSRSYGSLVLMADENWALTMRELKSGSGRGAFLLGTGLAIWVFWVAATIVGAAAGGVIGDPARYGLDFVLAAVFVALAVDLWEGRPTLVPWLVALATAVVTAALLPGRWYILLGGLAAAAVEVVRHGR; this is encoded by the coding sequence GTGAGCGAAATCGACGGGAACGGACCGGCCGAGGACGTTCGTCCCCGTGACACGAGAGACGATTCGGCCGACGGCGGTCGAGAAGCGGCCGACGGGGACGCTGCGGCGGTAACGTTCGATCGCGAGGGGATCCGCGCCGGATTTCTCACCTGCCTCCCAGTCGCGCTCGGCGTCGGCGGCTACGGGATCGCGTTCGGAATGCTCGCCCGTCGAGCTGGACTCAGCGTGGCGGAGGCGACGCTGATGAGCGCGACCGTCCTCGCGGGAGCCGCCCAGATCGTCGCCGTCGAACTCTGGGCGGAGCCGATCCCGGTCGCGACGGTCGTCCTCACGACGCTCGCGATCAACCTGCGGTACTCGCTGATGGGGGCGGCGCTGGGGCCGTGGCTCGAGCGGCTCTCGCCGAGCCGGAGCTACGGCAGTCTGGTGTTGATGGCCGACGAGAACTGGGCGCTGACGATGCGCGAACTGAAATCGGGAAGCGGCCGGGGCGCGTTCCTCCTGGGGACCGGTCTCGCGATCTGGGTGTTCTGGGTCGCGGCGACGATCGTCGGCGCGGCCGCCGGCGGCGTGATCGGTGATCCGGCGCGGTACGGCCTCGACTTCGTCCTCGCGGCCGTCTTCGTCGCGTTGGCGGTCGATCTCTGGGAGGGGCGGCCGACGCTCGTCCCGTGGCTGGTCGCGCTCGCGACCGCCGTCGTCACCGCAGCGCTCCTGCCGGGCCGGTGGTACATCCTGCTGGGCGGGCTCGCGGCCGCCGCGGTGGAGGTGGTCCGCCATGGTCGCTGA
- a CDS encoding ubiquitin-like small modifier protein 1, with amino-acid sequence MDIDLRFFATYREAVGSKERTRTVDGDATVGDVLAALEADYEGLEGQLLADGAVRPQLSVLKNGRNVVHMAGVETTLEEGDVVSVFPPVAGG; translated from the coding sequence ATGGACATCGATCTCCGCTTTTTCGCCACGTATCGCGAAGCCGTCGGTAGCAAGGAACGAACACGAACGGTCGACGGCGACGCCACCGTTGGCGACGTGCTCGCCGCCCTCGAGGCCGACTACGAGGGTCTCGAGGGGCAGCTGCTCGCGGACGGGGCGGTTCGGCCGCAGCTGAGCGTGCTGAAAAACGGCCGCAACGTGGTCCACATGGCCGGCGTCGAGACGACGCTCGAGGAGGGGGACGTGGTGTCCGTGTTTCCACCGGTCGCCGGCGGCTGA